A stretch of the Saprospiraceae bacterium genome encodes the following:
- a CDS encoding right-handed parallel beta-helix repeat-containing protein, with protein MRKSNSSNLCESQMDSKKLQTGRIQIYPLLLIILLSSISLHSLYASCTCGGSITATIGDGGSTPRPITNYVSSPITSGCYVVKGYIYLTSDFVILGGRFEMESGAEIRVPSGKTLTIRNVTSNGGIYGCDNLWRGLNITSGGTLIMTGTTIQDAQYAVKATGAARIFINDNSILHNYVGVYVPSVGGTMHNLNFNIYDNLFDCTNGPGSLRLSDYSGMSPGSSGKAYAGFEINAANAKIGSNSNPLNQANIIKHMRVGIIGKSSNLQCYNTEISDLIPYLTNRGYVSATGDGVGIYVRDKSSLIAVNNTIENTPYSGISSLRSWLMRVSNNTISEIEAGIYDESCTNSAIITANDIYYFRNRGIVINKPELLASPSIISNTIFTFGTEPTSGFQAIGILLNGVGGNPYVSNNDINLHSNCVGININSCKRVNTAYNAVSINDDSESEIRGVGIACAASPHSHFLSNVVTADEEFELITGFVTEMSNNNRYCCNETYGTDYGYTFFGDCKRSEGYGHNEIRALSGGLFLSESTNLGVQSHKGNKWYGDFPSASSTTGAAINQGGTTELIVKSQFKVHNCTTPYWPPSIYPSQSCSSSSTLWFRLDDGYPEDCGADNICDLIFLPDTDDNFADIDEGDEYTARGQMGVGSFGFALDYESRRNLYERMWIDEGSHSQNSYVDSFYSATQSSTIAEFYEVELEIDTLLFFTEEESDSIQTITLGMSGLQDSIRRLDSLFYLAANATDSTAVILGRDTIFGLIDTLTAHLQGIFSIYKARILEDKEDIIYLNSLIDPVNIIDTNEQIVNDIFLAQLMEDDYILDSAQMAQLFSVAEQCPREGGSIVHKARALYQMVDDVLWDDSGCVEDYMSLRAAKKSLFSNNGFVIYPVPAYDKLRLQIKSIDKYESIDLHIYNLNGKSVYKQHIYRPAASVVEIPMDELQPGVFIGVVEHDNEILYIQRIVVIKH; from the coding sequence ATGCGTAAAAGTAATTCATCGAATTTATGTGAGTCTCAAATGGATTCCAAAAAATTACAAACAGGTAGAATACAAATTTATCCGTTGCTTCTAATTATTTTACTAAGTAGTATTTCGCTACATAGTTTGTATGCAAGTTGCACATGTGGAGGAAGCATCACTGCAACAATTGGAGATGGAGGATCAACACCAAGACCAATTACCAATTATGTTTCAAGTCCAATTACATCTGGTTGTTACGTTGTCAAAGGATATATTTACTTAACTTCTGATTTTGTTATTCTGGGAGGAAGGTTTGAGATGGAATCCGGAGCAGAAATAAGGGTTCCAAGTGGTAAAACATTAACAATTAGAAATGTAACTTCAAATGGTGGTATCTACGGATGCGATAATTTGTGGAGAGGGTTAAATATTACTTCAGGAGGAACTCTTATCATGACTGGCACAACAATACAAGATGCACAATACGCAGTAAAAGCAACTGGTGCCGCAAGAATTTTTATAAATGATAATTCAATTCTCCATAATTATGTTGGAGTGTATGTTCCATCTGTTGGCGGGACAATGCATAATCTCAACTTTAACATTTACGATAATTTATTTGATTGCACCAATGGTCCAGGCTCATTAAGATTATCCGATTATAGTGGTATGTCTCCTGGTTCAAGTGGAAAAGCCTATGCAGGATTTGAAATAAACGCAGCAAATGCGAAAATTGGAAGCAACTCAAATCCCTTGAATCAAGCTAATATTATAAAACACATGCGTGTTGGTATTATTGGGAAAAGTTCCAATCTGCAATGTTATAATACTGAAATTTCAGACTTGATTCCTTACCTAACAAATCGGGGGTACGTATCTGCAACTGGAGATGGTGTTGGTATTTATGTTAGGGATAAGTCAAGCTTAATTGCTGTTAATAATACCATAGAGAATACTCCTTATTCAGGGATAAGTTCATTGCGATCTTGGCTTATGCGCGTTTCCAATAATACAATAAGTGAAATCGAAGCCGGAATTTATGATGAAAGTTGTACAAATTCGGCAATAATTACGGCAAACGATATTTATTACTTTAGGAATAGAGGTATTGTTATAAATAAACCAGAATTGTTAGCGAGCCCAAGTATTATCTCCAATACGATATTCACCTTCGGTACTGAACCCACATCTGGTTTTCAAGCGATAGGCATTTTATTAAATGGCGTAGGGGGCAACCCTTATGTAAGTAATAATGACATTAACCTTCACTCAAATTGTGTTGGTATTAATATAAATAGTTGTAAAAGAGTGAATACTGCATATAATGCTGTTAGTATAAATGATGATTCAGAATCGGAAATAAGAGGTGTTGGCATTGCTTGTGCTGCCAGTCCTCATTCACATTTCTTGAGTAATGTAGTCACTGCTGATGAAGAATTTGAGTTAATTACCGGTTTCGTGACAGAAATGTCGAATAATAATAGATATTGCTGTAATGAAACCTATGGAACAGATTATGGATATACTTTTTTTGGTGATTGTAAACGATCAGAAGGGTATGGCCATAATGAAATAAGAGCTTTATCAGGTGGATTATTTCTATCCGAATCTACTAATCTTGGTGTTCAAAGCCACAAAGGAAATAAATGGTATGGAGATTTTCCAAGTGCTTCAAGTACAACTGGTGCGGCAATAAATCAAGGTGGAACGACCGAGCTCATTGTTAAATCTCAATTCAAAGTTCATAATTGTACAACACCATATTGGCCCCCATCAATTTATCCAAGTCAAAGCTGTAGCTCTTCTTCTACTTTATGGTTTAGATTAGATGATGGGTATCCGGAAGATTGCGGAGCCGATAATATTTGTGATTTAATATTTTTACCTGACACCGATGATAATTTTGCTGATATAGATGAAGGTGATGAGTATACCGCTAGAGGTCAGATGGGCGTTGGCAGCTTTGGATTCGCTCTGGATTATGAATCTAGGAGAAACTTGTATGAGCGAATGTGGATTGACGAAGGTTCACACAGTCAAAATAGCTATGTTGATAGCTTTTATTCTGCAACTCAAAGTAGCACAATTGCAGAATTTTATGAAGTTGAATTAGAAATAGATACACTTCTTTTTTTTACTGAAGAAGAATCTGATTCAATACAGACTATAACACTTGGCATGTCAGGACTCCAAGATTCTATTCGAAGACTTGACAGTTTATTTTATTTGGCGGCTAACGCAACTGATAGCACTGCTGTTATATTAGGAAGAGATACGATATTCGGGCTTATAGATACACTTACCGCCCATTTGCAAGGGATATTTTCAATTTACAAAGCCAGAATATTAGAAGATAAAGAGGATATTATTTATCTTAATAGCCTTATTGACCCCGTTAATATTATTGATACAAATGAACAAATTGTGAATGACATTTTTTTAGCACAATTAATGGAGGACGACTATATACTTGATAGTGCCCAAATGGCTCAATTGTTTAGTGTTGCAGAACAATGCCCTAGAGAAGGAGGAAGCATCGTCCATAAAGCTAGAGCCTTATATCAAATGGTAGATGATGTCTTATGGGATGATTCAGGTTGCGTTGAGGATTACATGAGTTTAAGAGCGGCAAAGAAAAGTCTATTTTCAAATAATGGATTTGTTATTTATCCTGTTCCAGCATACGATAAACTTAGATTGCAGATTAAATCAATTGATAAATATGAATCTATTGATCTTCATATATATAATTTAAACGGAAAATCCGTCTACAAGCAACATATTTATCGTCCTGCCGCTTCTGTTGTTGAAATTCCGATGGACGAATTACAACCTGGAGTTTTTATTGGTGTTGTGGAACACGATAATGAAATTCTCTACATTCAAAGAATAGTAGTAATCAAACACTAA
- a CDS encoding PKD domain-containing protein produces the protein MKKHTLLLLLFSISHLSSFSQKHDFNWLLGYSTRDNPFDTAWGITKIDFDTPDGNPLMSYNGNKKIDFHIACTSISDVYGRYLFSCNGAYIEDSLDQLLKNSDLLAGNYSYPDDGESTPQGVLILPYPGFYDKFILFHKEDIFLNDYGIVSNLLYSVVEFNKQYPTGIMTQKRISLVKDSLDSACLTAVKHANGRDWWVLVSEDNQISYYVFLLSNTGVQFVSKQTFPGRKVGGGVGQTFFSNDGKYLATATSDDYLQTRFNNIYFFTFDRCSGILDNLNYIKYPYHDETWATGCSFSPDNKLFYVVTADSLYQYSIVDNKLTGKESIAGYDGYTELVIPPDVYWSTWFGMLQQAPDGRIYGSGFASSCRSIDVINKPNFKGKNCDFRPHSLTTITMKTALPSYHNYRLGPIDGSFCDTLGIDNIPWCHWRYDQDTSDYLNFEFTDLSAYEVTQWSWDFGDPKSDSNESMKKNPNHRFSGNGVYDVTLIVKNSNGSDTLLRTIKIGNVVSTKDESIILDIQMWPNPCKNYFVVNVLDYNPEKMILHLFNNLGKELLTQRLYQGSNIFDAGFLSSGEYHILIHENGKELRTEKLVKL, from the coding sequence ATGAAAAAGCATACCCTGTTATTGCTATTATTTAGCATTTCTCACCTTTCAAGTTTCTCCCAAAAGCACGATTTCAATTGGCTGCTTGGATATAGCACCCGCGACAATCCTTTTGATACTGCTTGGGGGATAACTAAGATTGACTTTGATACACCTGACGGTAACCCGCTTATGTCTTACAATGGAAACAAAAAAATTGATTTTCATATAGCCTGTACAAGCATTAGTGATGTTTACGGAAGGTATTTGTTTTCTTGTAATGGGGCTTATATCGAAGATTCTTTAGATCAGCTTTTAAAGAATTCAGATTTATTAGCTGGAAATTATAGTTATCCAGACGACGGTGAATCTACACCGCAAGGAGTTTTAATTCTGCCTTATCCCGGATTTTATGACAAGTTTATCCTATTTCATAAAGAGGATATATTCCTAAATGATTATGGTATTGTTAGTAATCTGTTATATTCGGTGGTAGAGTTTAACAAACAGTACCCAACTGGGATAATGACACAGAAAAGGATATCTTTAGTTAAAGACTCATTAGATTCAGCATGTTTGACCGCTGTAAAACATGCAAATGGAAGAGATTGGTGGGTGCTTGTATCCGAAGATAATCAAATAAGCTATTATGTATTCTTGCTTTCAAATACCGGTGTTCAATTCGTAAGCAAGCAGACCTTTCCTGGACGGAAAGTTGGAGGTGGAGTAGGCCAAACTTTCTTTTCCAACGACGGAAAGTATTTAGCCACCGCCACTTCTGATGATTACTTACAAACCCGTTTCAACAATATTTACTTCTTCACATTTGATCGTTGTTCAGGAATCCTTGATAATCTTAACTATATCAAGTACCCCTATCATGATGAGACCTGGGCAACCGGGTGCTCATTTTCACCGGATAACAAACTTTTTTATGTTGTCACTGCTGACAGTTTGTATCAGTACTCTATAGTTGATAATAAATTAACAGGGAAAGAGTCTATTGCAGGTTATGATGGCTATACTGAATTGGTTATTCCTCCAGATGTTTATTGGTCTACTTGGTTCGGAATGTTGCAACAGGCACCGGATGGTAGAATCTATGGATCTGGCTTTGCTAGTTCTTGCAGGTCCATTGATGTCATAAACAAACCGAACTTTAAAGGTAAAAACTGCGATTTTAGGCCGCATTCTTTGACTACAATCACAATGAAAACCGCATTGCCCTCTTATCATAATTATAGATTAGGACCTATTGATGGAAGTTTCTGTGATACTTTGGGGATTGACAATATCCCTTGGTGCCACTGGAGATATGATCAGGATACTTCGGATTACTTGAATTTTGAATTCACCGATTTAAGTGCTTATGAAGTGACACAATGGAGTTGGGACTTTGGAGATCCAAAAAGTGATTCAAATGAGAGTATGAAAAAAAATCCCAACCATAGATTTTCTGGAAATGGAGTGTATGATGTTACCTTGATTGTAAAGAATTCAAATGGTAGTGATACTTTATTGCGGACTATTAAAATCGGCAATGTAGTATCAACCAAAGATGAATCTATCATTCTAGATATTCAAATGTGGCCAAATCCTTGCAAAAATTATTTTGTAGTTAATGTACTTGACTACAATCCAGAAAAAATGATTCTACATTTATTTAATAATCTTGGCAAAGAGTTACTCACTCAAAGGCTTTATCAAGGAAGCAATATATTCGATGCTGGATTTTTAAGTTCAGGAGAATATCACATCTTAATTCACGAAAATGGCAAAGAATTGAGAACAGAAAAGTTGGTAAAGCTTTAA
- a CDS encoding type IV secretory system conjugative DNA transfer family protein: MISIIKIAFELVYLLLDEVVSIFFTMITSLISPKRKTEFDANFVSTNEVLSKEELGFCLTGNYSLSIADSYKNAIALGGSGSGKSSAVLINSALLMAKGNSSLVINDPSHEIRLKVSGALMEEGYEIKVINYSSLDSECFNPLKRCKTISDIQKLATLLVRNALGDAKDPFWNKSAESVISLFIRYLVFYTKPEYRTLYNVLHLINVFAGNPENIDRLIVKARDEKMLSEYKAFVAYGDKTLSSILATAKASLTIFTDEIVASITSIDTIDFTEFRKRKVALFINNSVPGMHYYGALSSLFFQQFLNEILTNIPNKDENNIFFLLDEASSMYLPALSTTISNIRKYNSGILLVYQDYHQLEHIYGSYEAKNISANCFAKVYLPGQPIETCKMLETTLGKFEYLDESDVRHTRQLMTADEIRMSDKAIILIGNKPPIHAKLNPYYNSWKLNTKTKLPPYEPECKISFDIPPLIPLE; encoded by the coding sequence ATGATCTCAATTATTAAAATTGCGTTTGAATTGGTATATCTACTACTGGATGAAGTTGTTTCTATATTTTTTACAATGATAACATCATTAATCAGTCCAAAAAGAAAGACTGAATTTGATGCAAATTTTGTTTCTACCAATGAAGTTTTGAGCAAGGAAGAATTAGGATTTTGCCTTACTGGAAACTATAGTTTATCAATAGCCGATAGCTATAAAAATGCCATTGCGCTAGGAGGATCGGGATCTGGAAAGAGTTCTGCGGTTTTGATAAATAGTGCTTTACTTATGGCTAAGGGAAATTCAAGCCTTGTAATTAACGACCCTAGTCATGAGATTCGATTAAAGGTATCTGGCGCATTGATGGAGGAAGGATATGAAATCAAGGTAATAAATTACAGCAGTCTAGATTCGGAATGTTTTAATCCCTTAAAACGATGCAAGACCATTTCAGATATTCAAAAGTTGGCTACCTTGTTAGTTAGAAATGCTCTGGGTGATGCGAAGGATCCCTTCTGGAACAAGAGTGCCGAATCTGTGATTAGTTTATTTATTAGGTACCTAGTTTTTTATACTAAACCAGAATACAGGACTCTATACAATGTATTGCATTTAATAAATGTCTTTGCTGGTAATCCTGAAAATATTGATCGCTTAATAGTTAAAGCACGAGACGAAAAAATGTTGTCAGAATACAAGGCTTTTGTGGCCTATGGCGATAAGACCTTATCATCTATCTTAGCAACAGCCAAAGCATCTCTGACAATATTTACTGATGAAATTGTAGCATCTATCACTTCAATTGATACAATTGATTTTACGGAATTTAGAAAAAGGAAAGTTGCTCTGTTCATAAATAACTCAGTTCCAGGCATGCATTATTATGGAGCATTATCATCACTTTTCTTTCAGCAATTTTTAAATGAAATTCTGACAAATATTCCAAACAAGGATGAAAACAATATCTTCTTTCTTTTGGATGAGGCAAGTTCAATGTATTTACCTGCCCTTTCAACTACTATATCAAATATCCGCAAATACAATAGTGGCATTTTACTAGTCTATCAGGATTATCATCAGCTTGAGCATATTTATGGATCATATGAGGCAAAAAATATCTCCGCAAACTGCTTTGCAAAGGTTTATCTCCCCGGTCAGCCAATCGAAACATGTAAAATGTTGGAAACGACTTTAGGTAAATTTGAATACTTGGATGAAAGTGATGTTCGACATACAAGACAACTTATGACAGCAGATGAGATCAGAATGTCTGACAAGGCAATTATTTTGATTGGAAACAAACCTCCAATTCATGCAAAATTGAATCCGTACTACAATAGCTGGAAGCTAAATACCAAAACCAAGCTACCACCTTATGAACCGGAGTGTAAAATATCTTTTGATATTCCACCTTTAATTCCATTGGAATGA
- a CDS encoding relaxase/mobilization nuclease domain-containing protein — protein MILKNLTRRTGTQQLVNYLFKNEKDNKPEPIIKHNLRSKTVNGWSKEFDRNFDLRTNRRVDNIRLHHTIISFSNKDKKQINPELLKDITKKYIELRGKDNIYLASSHHDKEHIHLHIVMSSTKLITGESNRISRQEFRDLKLALDGYQKEKYPELVNSLPAHGKSQKLQLSDPELKLQDREGKLSQKQGLLETVETVYSRSKSLDNFLSELKSEGYNSYIRGGKVYGVEDESGRHYRFKTLGIDLSKLEEKDQQAQEEARQLQELATLRDSKMQDRELDDQPEREPEYEPAEPDGD, from the coding sequence ATGATCCTAAAAAACCTAACCCGAAGAACTGGCACTCAACAACTCGTAAATTACCTTTTCAAAAACGAAAAGGATAATAAGCCTGAACCAATCATTAAACACAATTTAAGAAGTAAAACCGTCAACGGATGGTCAAAAGAATTTGACCGAAATTTTGATTTAAGAACTAACAGACGAGTAGATAATATCCGGCTTCATCATACAATCATTTCTTTTTCAAACAAAGATAAGAAACAAATCAATCCAGAATTATTAAAGGACATAACTAAAAAGTATATCGAGCTTCGAGGCAAAGACAACATCTATCTGGCTTCATCCCATCATGATAAAGAACATATACACCTCCATATTGTTATGTCCTCAACCAAATTAATTACTGGCGAATCAAACCGGATTTCGAGACAGGAATTCAGAGACTTGAAACTCGCTTTAGATGGATATCAAAAAGAAAAGTACCCTGAACTTGTAAATAGCCTCCCTGCTCATGGGAAATCACAAAAACTCCAGCTTTCCGACCCTGAACTGAAGCTTCAGGATCGGGAAGGAAAATTATCACAAAAGCAAGGGCTTTTGGAAACCGTTGAGACGGTTTATAGTAGATCAAAATCACTTGATAATTTTCTTTCTGAGCTCAAATCCGAGGGGTATAATTCGTATATTAGGGGTGGTAAAGTTTATGGTGTGGAGGATGAATCCGGGCGACATTATCGCTTTAAGACCCTCGGAATTGACCTTTCAAAGCTGGAGGAAAAAGACCAACAAGCTCAAGAAGAAGCAAGGCAACTTCAAGAGCTTGCCACTCTTAGGGATTCAAAAATGCAAGATAGAGAGTTGGATGATCAACCGGAACGGGAGCCGGAATACGAGCCAGCAGAACCGGATGGTGATTAG
- a CDS encoding cobyric acid synthase CobQ — MTSKIKYYPVDNGDQSLISVFENNYCTNILVDCNIRESSKGNNNPEQFDVKQDLIHSLNKRKVNEIDNVPFTDIFILSHGDDDHLRGFEKNFYQGDPKLYNKKNKDAEEILIDVLWFSPMVMGTATNDDERVFNKEAKRRIQLHRDNSADKDLPGNRIVIIGNDQNEDLSDLDLVRKVPGDIITRFNNRDLKTFSIFIHSPYQKQLTDDEIDKNRVSIVFQARFKFSATSSDFCTLAMFGGDSDHHAWKVILEKTKKHNKHVTEQALNWDLFLACHHCSWTFFNDTPQEENPKPVATSLEVLDYKRGQAKVIASCKEIKNNIDNPPHYKAKAQYVNKVTDQNFLNTAIAIKIGETPQPIIFEITQQGPMIPKKSESNTTSTGTGILGAINKPTSYGNQKL; from the coding sequence ATGACTAGTAAAATTAAATACTATCCAGTGGATAACGGTGACCAGTCCCTTATTTCGGTTTTTGAGAATAATTATTGCACCAATATTTTAGTTGATTGCAACATAAGAGAGTCTTCAAAAGGAAATAATAATCCAGAGCAATTTGATGTCAAACAAGACCTGATTCATTCTTTGAATAAAAGAAAAGTAAATGAAATAGATAATGTTCCATTTACAGATATTTTTATTCTAAGCCATGGTGATGATGATCATTTACGTGGATTCGAAAAGAACTTTTATCAAGGTGATCCAAAACTGTATAATAAGAAAAATAAAGATGCGGAAGAAATATTGATTGATGTTCTTTGGTTTTCTCCGATGGTAATGGGTACCGCTACTAATGATGATGAGCGAGTTTTTAACAAAGAAGCTAAACGTCGAATTCAATTGCATAGAGATAACAGTGCAGATAAGGATTTACCTGGTAATCGAATTGTGATTATAGGTAATGATCAAAATGAAGATTTAAGTGATTTAGACCTTGTGAGAAAAGTACCAGGCGATATAATAACTCGATTTAACAATCGTGATTTAAAAACATTTTCAATATTTATTCACTCACCTTACCAAAAACAATTGACTGACGACGAAATTGACAAGAATCGGGTAAGCATTGTTTTTCAAGCCAGATTTAAATTCTCAGCAACAAGTTCTGATTTCTGCACCCTTGCAATGTTTGGTGGAGATTCAGATCATCATGCGTGGAAAGTAATTTTGGAGAAAACAAAAAAACATAATAAACATGTTACGGAGCAAGCACTTAACTGGGATTTGTTTTTAGCATGTCATCATTGCTCTTGGACTTTCTTCAATGATACACCACAAGAAGAGAATCCGAAACCTGTTGCTACTTCTTTAGAAGTACTGGATTATAAACGCGGACAAGCTAAAGTAATTGCCTCGTGCAAAGAGATAAAAAACAATATTGATAATCCTCCTCATTACAAAGCAAAAGCACAATATGTAAATAAAGTAACTGATCAAAATTTTCTTAATACCGCTATTGCTATTAAAATTGGTGAAACTCCTCAACCAATAATTTTTGAAATTACTCAACAAGGGCCAATGATTCCCAAAAAATCTGAAAGTAATACAACCTCTACAGGTACAGGAATTTTGGGAGCTATTAATAAACCTACGAGTTATGGCAACCAAAAATTATAG
- a CDS encoding ThiF family adenylyltransferase, which yields MPPAFCLVRGDLAEWYSNKQLRDLIIRVENWLRDASAGLLSVDGNQFDPTRIEVAKGINIYDYAQVAKVINNKAAFSQGQNFAIGLFERNLFNEIYSFKLSKIITQDTVAEIFIDYMKEAKKDNSLASKKFYHIGYIVWSETELTFNKYSADLPETWNELKTFCSQYDVDLTKLEKHLAKEDLNIYKAIPIIIGVKRPNTIIGFSDSIEFFNFYIEIDSPDVEEERIIINIPVSVQIQHQPLSISKAKEVSGFYAELGRIAIVAGCGALGSKIIMHLARSGSTNLILSDPDKFSPHNLIRNALFSNSEGINKAIALKKEIRNLYPFEILDSLEALPLTIESVLNEESTKNCDWIFDFTATNSFSQGIVRAKLAKGIRICKGYFSDFGNLGVLFFEGDNRNPRIDDLEIMLYAQYKELPIIASWLQREQEAIQKTINTNIGIGCNSETIILADDVVSLHAAYFSGVIKNESKLVASKNGKIFLNKIQHEPFFSNSPIFLEVPELYVIESINDPSWQIRLKTGIIEQMKKEMGLAMPNETGGIIIGRANYKTKTIHIVELLDAPNDSRYSPGSFLRGIQDLPETIQEINDQSGTQLGYIGEWHSHPFGPNKLSSVDLKTIHKIKEDFENRQTNIPVFIIVVTPTDLLPFVF from the coding sequence ATGCCTCCTGCTTTTTGTCTAGTTCGGGGCGATCTTGCAGAATGGTATTCTAATAAACAACTCAGAGACTTGATTATCAGAGTTGAAAATTGGTTAAGAGATGCATCAGCAGGATTATTGTCGGTTGATGGCAATCAGTTTGATCCTACAAGAATTGAGGTTGCAAAAGGAATTAATATCTATGATTACGCTCAAGTGGCTAAAGTTATTAATAACAAGGCGGCTTTTTCTCAAGGTCAAAATTTTGCTATCGGTCTATTTGAAAGAAATCTATTTAATGAAATTTACTCTTTTAAATTATCTAAAATAATTACTCAGGATACTGTCGCAGAAATTTTTATAGACTATATGAAAGAAGCAAAAAAAGATAACTCGCTTGCTTCTAAAAAATTTTATCATATTGGTTATATTGTATGGTCTGAAACGGAACTTACCTTCAATAAGTATTCAGCCGATCTACCTGAAACTTGGAACGAATTAAAAACATTCTGTAGTCAGTATGATGTTGATCTTACAAAATTGGAGAAGCATCTTGCAAAGGAAGACCTTAATATTTATAAAGCTATTCCAATAATTATTGGCGTTAAACGCCCCAACACAATTATAGGCTTTTCAGACAGTATTGAATTTTTCAATTTTTATATAGAAATTGACAGCCCTGATGTGGAGGAAGAAAGAATAATAATCAATATACCTGTATCTGTTCAAATTCAACATCAGCCACTTTCTATTAGCAAGGCCAAAGAAGTATCAGGGTTTTATGCAGAATTGGGGAGAATCGCAATTGTTGCAGGTTGTGGAGCCCTTGGGTCAAAAATAATAATGCATTTAGCAAGAAGTGGATCAACAAATTTAATATTATCTGATCCAGATAAATTTTCGCCTCATAATCTAATAAGAAATGCATTATTTTCTAATTCGGAAGGAATAAATAAAGCGATAGCATTAAAAAAAGAAATTCGTAATCTTTATCCTTTTGAAATACTTGATAGTCTTGAGGCACTTCCCCTAACAATAGAATCTGTATTGAACGAAGAAAGCACAAAGAATTGTGATTGGATTTTTGATTTTACGGCTACAAATTCATTTTCACAAGGAATTGTTAGGGCTAAATTAGCAAAGGGCATTAGAATCTGTAAAGGATATTTTTCTGATTTCGGAAATTTAGGAGTTCTATTCTTTGAAGGAGATAATAGAAATCCACGTATTGATGACTTAGAAATAATGTTATATGCCCAATATAAGGAGTTGCCAATTATTGCTTCATGGTTACAAAGAGAACAAGAAGCTATTCAAAAGACAATAAACACCAATATTGGCATTGGCTGTAATTCTGAAACGATAATTTTAGCCGATGATGTTGTAAGTTTACATGCCGCCTATTTCTCTGGGGTTATTAAAAATGAATCAAAACTTGTTGCTTCAAAAAATGGTAAAATATTTTTAAATAAAATTCAGCATGAGCCATTTTTTTCAAATTCTCCCATTTTTTTGGAAGTTCCAGAATTGTATGTAATTGAATCAATTAATGATCCTTCGTGGCAAATAAGGCTAAAAACAGGAATCATAGAACAAATGAAAAAAGAAATGGGACTGGCAATGCCGAATGAAACAGGTGGAATTATTATTGGGCGTGCTAATTATAAAACAAAAACTATCCATATAGTTGAGTTACTTGATGCCCCGAACGATAGCAGATATAGTCCAGGGTCATTTTTAAGAGGTATTCAAGATCTTCCGGAAACCATTCAAGAAATAAATGATCAATCAGGAACACAATTGGGATATATAGGAGAATGGCATTCCCATCCATTTGGCCCTAATAAACTAAGTAGTGTGGATTTAAAAACAATTCACAAGATTAAAGAGGACTTTGAAAATCGCCAAACTAATATACCCGTGTTTATTATTGTCGTCACACCCACTGATTTGTTACCATTTGTATTTTAA